The Flavobacterium sp. HJ-32-4 genome contains a region encoding:
- a CDS encoding 1-acyl-sn-glycerol-3-phosphate acyltransferase: MRIVKVIFWVLWRVWFYILVLLPIVAFLPFLLISISRERWYPYFFVMARIWGNFILYGCGFWYRTEVEQPLVDGKSYMFVANHTSMTDIMLMLAIIRHPFVFVGKKELVKIPLFGFFYKRTCIMVDRSSTKSRMEVFERAQKRLSQGLSICIFPEGGVPHESVLLDDFKDGAFRLAIDHQIPIVPIVFPDNKRRFPFSFFAGSPGAMRAKVLTPIETAGYTQDDKKPLREATRERILSELVRMGAT; this comes from the coding sequence ATGCGTATAGTCAAGGTTATTTTCTGGGTGTTATGGCGCGTCTGGTTTTATATACTGGTATTGCTTCCCATAGTGGCCTTCCTTCCGTTTTTACTGATTTCGATTTCCCGCGAGCGGTGGTATCCCTACTTTTTCGTCATGGCCCGCATCTGGGGGAACTTTATTTTATACGGCTGTGGGTTTTGGTACCGAACGGAGGTTGAACAACCGCTCGTTGACGGCAAAAGCTATATGTTCGTAGCCAATCACACTTCGATGACCGATATTATGCTGATGCTGGCGATTATTCGGCATCCGTTTGTGTTTGTAGGGAAAAAGGAACTGGTGAAAATTCCGCTTTTTGGCTTCTTCTACAAACGCACCTGTATTATGGTCGACCGAAGCAGCACCAAAAGCCGGATGGAAGTATTTGAGCGGGCTCAGAAACGCCTCAGCCAGGGACTCAGTATCTGCATCTTCCCAGAGGGTGGCGTACCGCACGAATCGGTGTTACTTGACGATTTCAAAGACGGAGCCTTTCGCCTGGCCATTGACCATCAAATCCCGATTGTACCCATCGTGTTTCCTGACAACAAACGGCGGTTTCCTTTCTCGTTCTTTGCCGGAAGTCCGGGTGCGATGCGGGCGAAAGTACTCACGCCCATCGAGACGGCGGGGTACACACAGGATGATAAAAAGCCCCTGCGGGAAGCAACCCGCGAACGCATCCTTTCTGAACTCGTACGAATGGGCGCGACCTAG
- a CDS encoding T9SS type A sorting domain-containing protein, whose product MKKIYPLFALFCSIVASGQNDLCANATLLTPGPSCVGTTGTFSGSGIESASVCSGNSGQDVWFYFTATQETMRVAVSTNDGLNPGIEILEGSCAGTSFGCVNTNSGGFGEVITSQNFTAGQTYYVRVFNAGNNVSSSTFSICVREYARPANDFCANATALTPAASCNVTIGTLSGSEMETADTCTGNSLQDVWFSFVATEETMRVTVTTNDSLNPGLEVFEGDCAATPMTCVNTNSGGFGEVFFSQNFTIGQTYYVRVFHASAGISMSTFSICIQQYPRPANDFCVNATPLQTGVTCSSTLGTLSGSEMENPTTCSGNSIQDAWFSFTAPQETMLVVVSTNDALNPGFEIFEGSCDGTSFACVNTNSGGFGESYLNSTFTVGQTYYVRVFHASSGLSTSTFTICAQSYPRPSNDFCSNARTLYPGTTCNGITGTFAGAEMESGATCTGNSLQDVWYSFTATIGTYAISVDPTGNSNVAFQVLDACGGTSLLCVNGSGGGVTEFSQVSNLIVGNTYFVRVFNAAANLSTDTFSICVYGAVQNSCTPSVSITSDTASGCPGAAFTFTANPEFGGSSPSYQWYVNGQPAGTNSSVFISNTLVNGDQVSVSMTSNAACSTTQAPVSSSAVGITIYALPVVEFEYANGTLQATPGYASYVWTFDGGTVPNVSGPAIDATQEGTYAVTVTDQNGCDVTASYQLLSTDTPILESAQVFPNPTSGEITFSWPGSASVSVRIFDLVGKEFLQASSAGRLTIDSSQWPSGCYVAKVTNAEGITKVVKVIRR is encoded by the coding sequence GTGAAAAAAATTTACCCGTTATTCGCATTATTTTGTTCGATTGTAGCGTCAGGCCAGAACGACCTATGCGCCAACGCTACGCTACTTACACCCGGGCCGTCGTGTGTCGGAACAACCGGAACTTTCTCCGGTTCCGGAATTGAGTCGGCGTCTGTGTGTAGTGGTAACAGTGGCCAGGACGTCTGGTTCTACTTTACCGCTACGCAAGAGACTATGCGCGTCGCCGTTTCCACAAACGACGGACTGAACCCCGGAATTGAAATCCTTGAAGGATCCTGCGCCGGCACCTCGTTCGGTTGTGTCAACACCAACTCTGGCGGATTCGGAGAAGTCATTACTTCCCAAAACTTTACGGCCGGACAAACCTATTACGTTCGGGTATTCAACGCCGGCAATAATGTGTCGTCGTCGACCTTTTCCATCTGCGTCCGCGAATACGCGCGACCTGCCAACGATTTTTGCGCGAACGCCACCGCACTTACGCCGGCGGCGAGTTGTAACGTTACGATAGGCACGTTGTCAGGATCTGAAATGGAAACAGCCGATACCTGTACGGGCAATAGCCTCCAGGACGTGTGGTTTTCGTTCGTTGCTACCGAGGAAACCATGCGCGTCACGGTAACGACCAACGATAGCTTGAATCCCGGACTGGAGGTGTTTGAGGGGGATTGCGCGGCGACACCGATGACCTGTGTTAACACTAACTCCGGCGGGTTCGGCGAAGTGTTCTTCTCACAAAACTTTACAATCGGGCAAACCTATTACGTTCGGGTATTCCACGCTTCCGCAGGCATTTCCATGTCAACATTCAGCATCTGCATCCAACAGTATCCACGTCCCGCCAATGACTTCTGCGTCAATGCTACGCCCCTACAAACGGGAGTTACGTGCTCGTCGACATTAGGGACATTGAGTGGGTCAGAAATGGAGAACCCAACAACCTGTTCCGGAAACAGCATCCAGGATGCCTGGTTTTCGTTTACGGCGCCACAAGAGACGATGCTTGTTGTGGTGTCAACAAACGACGCACTCAATCCCGGATTCGAAATATTCGAGGGCTCCTGCGACGGCACGTCATTCGCGTGCGTCAACACTAACTCAGGCGGTTTTGGCGAGAGCTATCTCAACAGCACCTTTACCGTTGGGCAAACCTACTATGTCCGTGTTTTTCACGCCAGCAGTGGTCTTTCCACCTCTACTTTTACCATTTGCGCACAGAGCTATCCCAGGCCATCGAATGATTTTTGCAGCAATGCCCGGACTCTTTACCCAGGGACGACCTGCAACGGTATAACAGGAACCTTTGCAGGTGCCGAAATGGAATCAGGCGCCACCTGCACCGGCAACAGCTTACAGGATGTTTGGTACTCGTTCACGGCGACGATTGGAACCTATGCGATTTCGGTGGACCCGACCGGCAACTCGAACGTTGCTTTCCAGGTGCTCGATGCCTGTGGCGGAACCTCACTTCTGTGCGTTAACGGTAGTGGCGGTGGAGTTACGGAGTTTTCGCAGGTTAGCAATCTCATCGTCGGTAATACCTACTTTGTACGTGTATTCAATGCGGCGGCCAACCTTAGCACCGACACGTTTTCCATCTGCGTCTACGGCGCGGTGCAGAATTCCTGTACCCCTTCGGTTTCCATTACGTCGGACACCGCCTCGGGTTGCCCGGGAGCGGCCTTCACCTTTACCGCAAACCCCGAATTCGGCGGCTCAAGCCCCTCATACCAATGGTACGTAAATGGTCAGCCAGCAGGCACAAATTCTTCGGTATTTATTAGCAATACGCTTGTCAACGGAGACCAGGTAAGCGTTTCGATGACAAGCAACGCCGCCTGTTCTACGACACAAGCTCCCGTAAGCAGCAGTGCGGTCGGGATTACGATTTATGCGCTGCCAGTAGTGGAATTTGAGTACGCCAATGGGACATTACAGGCAACACCAGGCTACGCCAGCTATGTTTGGACGTTTGATGGCGGAACCGTTCCGAATGTGTCCGGACCTGCGATTGACGCAACCCAGGAAGGTACTTACGCGGTGACGGTCACCGACCAGAACGGCTGTGACGTTACGGCATCCTATCAACTGCTTTCAACGGATACCCCAATTTTGGAATCCGCGCAGGTGTTTCCGAACCCAACATCAGGCGAGATTACGTTTTCTTGGCCCGGATCAGCCAGCGTATCCGTCCGGATATTTGACCTGGTGGGGAAGGAATTTTTGCAGGCCTCTTCGGCAGGACGGTTGACGATCGATAGCTCACAGTGGCCGTCAGGGTGTTACGTGGCGAAAGTCACGAACGCAGAAGGAATCACTAAGGTTGTAAAAGTAATACGACGCTAA